The genomic segment ATATTTGCTGTGCTTATACCTACATCAAATGAATTTTCAACTAAAAGAAACAGCCCTTAAACCAAATAAATTCTCTCCGAAAGGTGTGGGTTATAAGCTATTTGGCGAAAGGGCTTCATATTTTAATATGGAAAACAAAGAAGAAATTTGGAAAGACATTATTGGTTTTGAGGGGTATTATCAAGTTAGTAATTTTGGGAATGTGAAATCATTGGATAGATTAATAATAAGTAATAGGTCTTCGCAAAGACTAAAATCACAAGCAATAAAAAAAACAAACAGGTCTGGCAGGGGTGATTATTTTGTTGTTATTCTTTACAAGAACAGTATTGGAAAAACAATGTATGTTCATAGGTTGGTAGCACGGGCGTTTATTCCAAACCCCGAAAACAAACAACAAGTAAACCATATGGATGGTAACTCTACAAATAACCATTATTCTAATTTGGAGTGGAATACCGTTTCTGAAAATAACACACATAAATATCGGGTGCTAAAAAACCCTCCTGTGACCGGAAATAGTAGAATTAAAACAATAAAAATATCACTTGATGGATTTGTGTTAAATGTTTACGATTCACAACTAGCGGCTGCTATTGATAATGGAATACACAAGCAGTCAGTTAATAGATGTTGTAAATTATTATGCAACTCAGTTAAGGGCTATATCTACCGATGAACTACCTAGACGATGATTTTTTTGTATGGGACTCTATTATCCTTCGTTATTCTATACTAAAGTTCATAGTTGATAGCACAAGTAAGTTTGCTTAATTGCCAACTTTTTTATACATTTGTTTTTGAATTATATGTGGTAGTTCTCAAAGATATTGGTGTTAAAGCCAACTAAAAGAGTCCGAAGATGTGCCACATACACATTAACGGGCTTTTTTTATTTTATTAAAATGGAAGAATTGATTAAATTCGTAAAAAAACCAAATGGCGAAACCGCAAGGTCTGCAAAAAGTCTTTATGAGAAATTAGGGCTGAATAAATCTCACTATAAAAAATGGTGCGAAAGAAATCTATTATTTAATGAGTTTGCAACTTACGGAGT from the Bacteroidota bacterium genome contains:
- a CDS encoding HNH endonuclease, with protein sequence MNFQLKETALKPNKFSPKGVGYKLFGERASYFNMENKEEIWKDIIGFEGYYQVSNFGNVKSLDRLIISNRSSQRLKSQAIKKTNRSGRGDYFVVILYKNSIGKTMYVHRLVARAFIPNPENKQQVNHMDGNSTNNHYSNLEWNTVSENNTHKYRVLKNPPVTGNSRIKTIKISLDGFVLNVYDSQLAAAIDNGIHKQSVNRCCKLLCNSVKGYIYR
- a CDS encoding antA/AntB antirepressor family protein; translated protein: MEELIKFVKKPNGETARSAKSLYEKLGLNKSHYKKWCERNLLFNEFATYGVDYCSLALGASERGRGNFSSDFALSEEFAKKLAMLTRTDEGETPQNKA